One genomic window of Lytechinus variegatus isolate NC3 chromosome 1, Lvar_3.0, whole genome shotgun sequence includes the following:
- the LOC121416843 gene encoding uncharacterized protein LOC121416843 produces the protein MMEKLNLYERLKFGRQAIPLNQLNSNQFPIIVKITSCEIAGSAVTRKEILRINHVGYERRVLAVDSLQRIWNFPIHTGMKFDIIGKTLENRKSVFMREIIECGSNKRAKKIRFSESQVDTAQIHIAGQDEEMKLSDMVIGDFKIKDVTQVRYYAANRLVDDEISPKVLILPSSLDIHVSMATGLVGMPASAMTTYMNQLTREINSWVNFDMCRGSSDILFYPGIPKSLKGRKTLDDLAKLNISPKIVRISKAYRKSRGLPRPKQTTSAGEGGNISGSAMANMMASSRGESFKNSEAKNKSALQWLRTVDTSHGTASATSVITGDEDMSEEERQAMIRARRRLLMSLDDYGYGSEQDTSESRSGDNVNGDDDQKEDENGGDHDHDIGDDVSEATESGVDVESREDVSVASSSSKIDVPVVVEQADGSHRVVTRRERSTRKKSTRRFGGYFKPSTDSIDGYSAYSSAHGKQDTEEPVLRQSSTVPFEMSSRYFSLSKKWIARDSGSEQSETSHAMTKRKSNFRFSTFSRSTRLDDEQGTKRRSSDFAGSADIEDEEHLSYFMRFLELQGDQPHID, from the exons ATGATGGAGAAGCTGAATTTATATGAAAGGCTGAAGTTTGGACGCCAGGCTATACCTCTGAATCAACTCAACAGTAATCAATTTCCTATCATCGTAAAGATAACCAGTTGTGAAATCGCTGGTAGTGCAGTGACACGCAAAGAG ATCTTGCGAATCAACCACGTTGGCTATGAGCGCCGAGTTTTGGCTGTCGATTCGTTGCAAAGAATCTGGAACTTCCCAATCCACACGGGAATGAAGTTTGATATCATCGGGAAGACACTGG AAAATCGCAAGTCCGTCTTCATGAGGGAGATCATAGAATGTGGGAGTAACAAACGAGCCAAGAAGATCCGGTTCTCCGAGTCCCAGGTTGATACCGCTCAGATCCACATCGCCGGCCAGGACGAGGAGATGAAGTTATCAGACATGGTCATTGGAGACTTCAAGATAAAGGATGTTACCCAGGTGCGATACTACGCTGCAAACAGACTTGTGGATG ATGAGATCAGCCCCAAAGTGCTCATACTTCCCTCGAGCCTTGACATCCACGTCTCCATGGCAACTGGCTTGGTCGGGATGCCAGCCTCGGCTATGACGACCTACATGAACCAGCTAACGAGAGAGATCAATTCGTGGGTGAACTTTGACATGTGCCGTGGAAGTTCAG ACATCCTCTTTTATCCGGGAATCCCGAAATCTCTTAAAGGAAGGAAGACACTTGATGACCTGGCAAAACTTAATATCTCGCCTAAAATCGTCCGAATCAGTAAAGCTTACCGTAAAAGCCGTGGGCTACCCCGACCGAAGCAGACGACATCAGCAGGGGAAGGCGGTAATATCTCTGGCTCTGCCATGGCAAACATGATGGCCTCCTCGAGAGGGGAAAGCTTTAAAAACAGCGAAGCGAAGAATAAGAGCGCCTTGCAGTGGCTTCGAACAGTCGACACGTCTCACGGAACGGCGTCGGCGACGAGTGTGATCACCGGAGACGAGGATATGAGTGAGGAAGAGCGACAGGCGATGATTCGGGCACGAAGAAGGCTGCTAATGAGCTTAGACGATTATGGATATGGAAGCGAGCAAGACACGTCGGAAAGTCGAAGTGGTGATAATGTCAACGGTGACGATGATCAAAAGGAGGACGAAAATGGCggtgatcatgatcatgatatcGGCGACGACGTGAGCGAAGCAACGGAGAGCGGAGTGGATGTCGAGTCCCGGGAAGATGTGTCCGTAGCATCGAGCTCGTCAAAAATCGATGTCCCTGTCGTAGTGGAGCAAGCTGACGGGAGTCATCGAGTTGTAACACGACGCGAGCGTTCCACGAGAAAAAAGTCTACCCGCCGGTTTGGTGGATACTTTAAACCCTCCACGGATTCAATAGACGGTTATTCCGCTTATTCCAGTGCTCATGGAAAGCAAGACACAGAGGAGCCCGTCCTCCGCCAAAGCAGTACCGTTCCTTTCGAAATGTCCAGTCGTTACTTCTCGCTGTCAAAAAAATGGATCGCTAGGGACAGCGGCTCCGAGCAAAGTGAGACGTCGCACGCGATGACGAAAAGGAAGTCGAACTTCCGGTTTTCCACGTTCTCAAGATCCACGAGGCTAGATGACGAGCAAGGTACCAAACGAAGGAGTTCAGATTTTGCAGGATCGGCCGATATCGAGGATGAAGAGCACCTGTCTTACTTCATGAGGTTCTTGGAACTACAGGGAGATCAGCCTCACATAGACTAG
- the LOC121416854 gene encoding protein enabled homolog, translating to MTAKANVKDIQWSRQQYSLREAIKRCTFPQIMKVVEGYESSDETETLARGQILRIHQIHTQTRVLATTDKKGRWLSIPLRYAEARFEVVSSGKRSKPMYMREIIDKSLLPQKVHFFTGDDLTFHLQLKSNVPNTKEKFGALTLQKMYETGYLQGNAIQNDHLDTMILNIPLHSPVSVVLAESFIVGSRERWERYQTLLDKIVSKNVVFELHPGNPHITFFTDKGLESANQQEQYEKITPSGTLFIMTKNERLKQNKGSGSMLPGPSGARTLSAVSAGKAPKDRDNASVQAGERQGRPVLRHTQSDLNEGSSFISSRPRMQSPGRPLSSKVTSVHGTMPRSILKKDPAEDRFPPPPAELLMSGNSVHNPMAFKRDNRPQSPPPQQGVRRRTSHSPGRLDARAKSPIRVDYPRSANPSSSPRGSGSSMNSLADSGYSTASSNDPRGRPGGKEFHGKLPDPDYDADPVVANGRGGDFVDHPSMQSSPLPPAPPPLGTIPSKQNIPNGVPAAPPPPPATAVPGAPPPPPIGFTSPPQPPKYGEVAKIKASQSPSQSPRSKPQMNTGNSRDDMLQELKMKAERRASRLEGLVPSNKPPSFGNKSSPRGSISSPRLINNNNEPSNELQARLAKRFSQAEGSGLEQNSFTKTPPTPAAKPTSRLTNSKTPPVTSKFGAARNSPKTDSVTFDSLAGVPKDLSSLSVSQVCQCLKLMNLEKYSAAFKSNSVDGQLMLQLNQEALVDSFKLNNWDAKRVDSFIKGWRPKY from the exons ATGACAGCCAAGGCAAACGTAAAGGACATCCAATGGTCCCGTCAGCAGTATTCCTTGAGAGAGGCCATCAAGAGATGTACTTTCCCTCAGATTATGAAGGTGGTAGAGGGGTATGAGTCGTCGGATGAGACAGAGACGTTGGCTCGAGGACAG ATTCTTCGTATACATCAAATCCACACCCAGACCAGAGTCTTGGCAACGACAGACAAGAAAGGAAGATGGCTAAGTATTCCCCTCCGGTACGCCGAAGCAAGATTCGAGGTCGTATCGAGTGGAAAAC GTTCGAAGCCCATGTACATGCGAGAGATCATCGACAAGTCACTACTGCCGCAGAAGGTCCATTTCTTCACAGGAGACGATCTTACTTTCCACCTTCAGCTCAAGAGCAACGTGCCGAACACCAAGGAGAAGTTTGGCGCCCTCACTCTGCAGAAAATGTACGAGACGGGATATCTCCAGGGCAACGCTATTCAGAACG ATCACTTGGACACCATGATCCTCAACATCCCTCTTCATTCACCTGTATCGGTGGTCCTAGCCGAGTCTTTCATCGTCGGGTCTAGAGAGAGATGGGAACGGTACCAGACTCTGCTTGATAAAATTGTTTCCAAGAATGTCGTCTTTGAACTCCATCCTGGCAATCCAC ATATAACATTCTTTACGGACAAAGGACTGGAATCTGCAAATCAACAGGAGCAATACGAAAAGATCACTCCCTCGGGAACTCTCTTCATCATGACAAAAAATGAACGGTTAAAACAGAACAAAGGTTCTGGGAGTATGCTTCCTGGTCCAAGTGGTGCGAGGACATTGTCCGCAGTTTCTGCTGGCAAGGCGCCCAAGGACCGCGATAACGCTTCAGTTCAAGCAGGAGAGAGGCAAGGAAGACCGGTCCTGCGACACACTCAGTCAGATCTGAATGAAGGTTCGTCTTTTATTTCTAGCAGACCAAGGATGCAATCCCCTGGAAGGCCGTTGTCCAGTAAGGTCACGTCAGTTCATGGTACAATGCCAAGGTCTATCTTGAAGAAAGATCCTGCAGAAGATCGGTTTCCACCCCCTCCTGCAGAGCTGTTGATGAGCGGCAATTCGGTTCACAACCCAATGGCATTCAAGCGTGACAACAGGCCACAGTCTCCCCCTCCACAACAGGGTGTGCGCAGGCGCACATCCCACTCGCCTGGCCGCTTGGACGCCAGAGCGAAGAGTCCTATAAGGGTTGACTACCCGAGGTCGGCGAATCCAAGTTCTTCACCCAGAGGCTCAGGGTCTAGCATGAACAGCCTTGCAGACTCGGGGTACTCCACGGCCTCCAGTAATGACCCCCGAGGTAGACCAGGTGGTAAAGAGTTCCATGGCAAACTACCGGATCCCGATTATGACGCTGATCCCGTTGTAGCAAATGGAAGAGGAGGGGATTTCGTTGACCATCCTTCTATGCAATCAAGCCCCCTACCTCCAGCACCACCTCCTTTAGGAACTATACCTTCGAAGCAGAACATCCCAAATGGAGTACCCGCAGCGCCCCCTCCACCTCCTGCAACTGCGGTACCCGGTGCACCTCCGCCACCTCCCATTGGATTTACttcaccaccacaaccaccaaaATATGGCGAGGTGGCTAAGATCAAGGCCAGCCAATCCCCTTCACAAAGTCCAAGAAGTAAACCTCAGATGAATACAGGGAACTCCAGAGATGATATGCTACAAGAGCTTAAAATGAAAGCTGAGAGGCGTGCATCCAGGCTCGAGGGACTCGTGCCTTCCAATAAGCCGCCAAGCTTCGGAAACAAGTCTTCCCCAAGAGGCAGCATTTCATCACCAAGGTTgataaacaacaacaatgaaCCAAGCAATGAACTGCAAGCTCGTCTCGCCAAACGTTTTTCACAGGCTGAAGGTTCCGGCTTGGAGCAGAATAGCTTTACTAAGACGCCACCAACGCCAGCTGCCAAACCAACTTCCAGACTAACGAACTCGAAAACCCCTCCCGTTACTTCAAAGTTTGGAGCAGCCCGAAACTCCCCAAAGACCGATAGTGTCACGTTTGACTCATTAGCTGGAGTCCCCAAGGACTTGAGTTCTCTCTCGGTGTCACAAGTCTGTCAGTGTCTAAAGCTGATGAACCTTGAAAAATACAGTGCGGCTTTCAAGAGTAATTCTGTTGATGGGCAATTGATGTTACAGCTCAACCAAGAAGCGTTAGTAGACAGTTTCAAACTCAATAACTGGGACGCAAAACGAGTCGATTCGTTTATTAAGGGATGGAGGCCCAAGTATTGA